Genomic segment of Drosophila ananassae strain 14024-0371.13 chromosome 2L, ASM1763931v2, whole genome shotgun sequence:
GCAGTTATGTTTAGCACGTCACCCACCGAAACCTCGACACATTGGAAGCAAACCGTATTTTTCATTGAACAGCCGAAGGAGGTTAAGGAAGGTGAAATCATCAGTGGGAAAATTGTCTCCCGGAGGCACAAGGAGGACGTAAGAGCACTTAATGTAGAGATAGAGGTGTTTGGCAGAAAACAGAAGTACATGGTGGTCTAAGAAGACTATTGAAAATGAGGGTCCACAAACTTGAGTCAACTTTGACTCTTACTTTAAATCCTTTTAGTCCTagaatgtaaaatatttttatcttCAGTCAAAActgataaataaaattaaacattttaattatgaggttttttaaatcatttttaattaaagattCGTAGATCATGCGCTGCTGACAGATTGAACTTaattactttttaaaattatgtttcattatataaattaatgtGTGTCCATTGTCGGACGCGGCCAAAACAGAATCGATTTTAGAGTGtaaaaatttcagtttcaattttcGGTTGGGAGGAAGGTGACAATAGAACGCTTTAAGCAGTGTTGGTTTCCAACTCGGAGGCGGGGATCTCGGGCTCCTCGTCGTTGTAAACATTCTCGGCCATTTGCCACACCTGCATAATGTTGTCCTCAGAAACAGAGCAAATGATCCAGGGCTCGTTGGGGTTCCATGAGAAATCGCTGATTTTGGCCGTGTGGCCGCCGTGAATGAAGAGGAGCTCTGGCGGTCCGTCTTCGGCGTCCTCTGAGCTCTGTTCCTCTCCGATCTTCGACAAATCCCATACATGTAGCCGGCGATCGGTTCCAGAGGAAGCGAGGATAGTCTCGTTATGGGGCGACCATTGCACTTGGAAAATTTCGTCCTTATGCGACTCGAAGGAATGTAGCTTAAGTTTCAGGTTGCGCAAATCCCACAATGCCACGGTTTTATCAGCAGATCCCGTGGCCAAAATGAATTCCGAATAGGGATTGAAGCTCAGACAGTTGACCTCGGCTGTGTGGGCGTCCACTGTGTGCGAGGGCTTTGAGGTGTTATTGTTGCGTGTATCCCAGATCATCAGCTTCTGATCATCGGCCACCGAGCCGAAAAGCGATTCATGCAATAAATGCCAGGCGACATCTTCGACAACAGCCGTGTGTCCCGTAAATATGTTCTTGGCATCGATAACTCGATGCTCCTTAGGAGTGGCGTTGATGTCCCACAAGCATATGGTGTGATCATCGGAGGCCGAGAGCAAGTagcctgcaaacaaaatagtaaatagGAAGGAATATCTTTATTAAAGAATACATTTCTTGCTAATGACTTCTTACCGTTGAGGTTCGGGTTCCAGGAGAGACCATAGCCCTCCTTCTGGTGACCACGCAATCGTAAATCTGGCTGGCATTCCCCTGATGGTTCCGGCTTGCTCGGATGCTTCGTGTAGTCAAAGACAAGGACGTCGCTTGAGGGAGTCTTGGTAGCAATGACGCATGCGTTCTGCGGCATGTAACGTGCCCTGTTAACCTCGCCCTCGTGGTTGATCTTGATTTCGATCTCGATTTTGCCGCAGACGGAACCAAAGCCGCCAAACTCGCCCTTCTCGTTGTCATAGTGCGATCCATCAAACTGGGCGTCTTCACTGGGAAGCTGGACGCTAGCGATTAGCAAATGGTTTTGCTCGTCGGATGTGTGTGTGCCCAGGATGAGGCGGTGCACCGAGTAGTCTTTGCCATCCTGCTTGGTCACATCAGGCAGCCACTGGGCTGTCAGGGATGGCCATTCAAGGGCATGGGTCATCACCAAATCGTAGAGGAACGGCGTGTTCTTCTTCCATATCTTGTATTCCTCATTGATCACGCGCTCCTCGACGGCATCGTCAAAGGATTCCGCTGCTTTTTTGGCAATAGGCACATTAAATTAGATATTGAAAATGGATTTTATTATCTGCGGACTCACCATTATCACTTCGATCCACCATGGTGATTATCTGCTAGCGGCCCAAAAATTCCGCGTCACAAAGTCGGCTGCCAAAATTCGGGCGCCAAAACAACAAAGCCGGAGCGGCAAAACGCGTGCACGGACTTTTGGCTAAAACTATAGAAGTCCGCTGGGAAAACTACGTGTGGCGCTGCTTTACGGCGATACAAACCGGCAgctattaaattaattattttcagcGCAGACACACTTTAAGCAAGCTTATGATCGGAATACGGAATATGCAAAATGGCAATTTTCCTCTTTTCTTTTTGCGCGTCGGCTTAGAGGTGGTTAAGTTGCGATGCTTTTTAATTTATCGATACATATGTCATATTCCAACACTTTTCGTAAGGTCTACTCCATCATCCGTTCCATATCCATGTTCCGATAACTTTTTGTTTgagattttaattaatttttattaaccaTAAATATAAGGTCTCTTTTTCCAGCCTCTGATTTAATTCAGGTTTTATGGGTCGTTCGTCGCTAAGTATTCTGAGTGCTTGTAAATTTTGCGCCAAAGTTTGAATTTTTcgatatatttatttagttttttgatGTTACCCACACTTAATACTAAAAGTTACCAGCACTGGTGCCgacgaaaatatttatttttcggttaaaaaactaatatttGTAAAACTTAAATAGGAATGAGCAACGAAATAATTAGAATCCATCATGAAGTGGAGACACAgcgaaatatttataatatttaatggaTTGATTGCCAATGTCCCAATTTCAAGAATTGATTGCTTAAAGAGGGCGCCGTATAAACGCAATGATTGTTTATtatctaaaattttaaagctAGTTCTCGCGCCAATGAACAGCTTAATATCCCCATAGCTGCACTGGAGTCGTTGTTGCTCAGATTACAATTTGTTCAGCGGCAGTCGCGAACCCTCATGCAACAGTCGTGGATAAACATTGATAAACATAGTCGTGGATTTGCACACAGAGCCGAGCTTTCATCTATGTATTTGCAAGATAGTTTAACAACTCGTAATTGAACCAACAACTTGACTTGTGATGGATTGAACAGCTCATCCCCGGCTTTAAAAAGCGTGAAGACAAGCCGTTTACAAGTGTAAAGTGGAATGAGAAGCGGGAGCGGTCACAAACTGGAAAACTTTCTCTTCATCAAATTGTTTTGTCTGCGCTTCTTTCACTTGTGAAATCATATGTGAGCTCGCTGCGTGGTCTTTCCAGAGACCAGTGGGAAAATGCATTCCGCCAAAGAAGGGCAAAAGGCCACCAAGGCCGCCGACGAAGTGGAGGACAGCAGGTTTTCGGATCCGGAGCAGTACCTGGAGCACCTGCTGAAGGACGGAAGCCAGGAGGGAGATAGTGGAGCTGCATTGGAGTTGCCGTCATGGTACGATGAGCAGCTGTTCAGGCGGTGAGTTACGTGACCAATTGATGAGTATAGCTATGTATTTCCAATCGTGCAAACAATAAAAGTAATTGCTTAAGTGGCATTGATTTATTAACTTTTATATAACATACATAGATCATAGATAGAAAATATCATCAAAAGTTTTGAATTATAAGTTCATCAATATATCCTTTTTAGGATTTAAGATACTTCCTTAAAGAAGAAAACGcttatgtttattttcttaattttaaagattaaatgtaaaaattttattgtttaaccTATCgtatttaagtttaaaagTAAAGAAGACTCAAGTTTTAAAAACGAATTAAAGTGTTGCCTTAAAACATGTTTCCATTTAcgattaaatattaaactaaTCTCTGTTCTTCGACAGGGGTCAGCAGTACTTTCAATTCTATCGCTTCGTGATGAATGCAGGAATGCTAGCCGGACTAATTGGCGTATTAGCCGTTCCCTCTATTCTGAAAGTGCTCTCATGTACGCGGCAATCCTCGACAGCCTTCACTGCCTACCGGCGATACGTGCGGACTATCTTTCACACTCAAACTTGGTACAACAATAATATATCAGATCGCAGGAGCAAGTTTTGGACCAGTATTGCTGCTGTCCGCAAGGCACACTCGAGGGCCAGCAAGGCCTGCGGCCGTCAAGGAGCAGGACAGATCACCCAAAAGGATTTGGCGCTGACACAGTTTGGGTTCATTGGATTCATTACCATGGGTGCCCACCGGATTCAGCTGTATGATAGGGATTTCCTGGAAGCCACCACGCACATGTGGAGGGTCCTGGGATTTTTGCTGGGCATAAAAAATGAGTATAATATTTGTGGAAGAAACTGGGAGGAATCAAAGCTACGACTGGACATCGTCATGCGAAAAGTTTATGAGCCCGCATTGGAAAAAACTGGGGAGGATTTCCGCCGCATGACGGAGGCTCTAATTCACGGATTGTGGCATGTGAATACCATGTTGTCGGTGGATGCGCAGATATTCTTCACCAAGCGGCTGGCCTGCGTCAAAGGATATGAATACTACAGCTTTGATCATGAAAATGGAGTGAAGCGGGATCCCAACCAAAGAATGTACTACTATGATATGGGCTGGTGGGATCGGTTTATTGTGACCTACGGGCTGTTTTTTGTCACTTACTTGCATAAGTATGCTATTGTGCGATGGTATCTAAACTTTCGGGTTTGGCTGGTGGATGTGTTTACTTATTACTTGCCCTATATTGCCATTTGGAAATTCGGAATACATTCGGCATACGTGCGGATTTTTCGAGAGGGGGGCGAAGCCCACGATTTTGTTATGGGTCATAAAGATGATTAGATATAGTTTGTAGAAGTTATTTCTTGAATAAATAGTTTAAACATTAATTGCCACTAAGATAACTTGACTTTTGGTttataaattgattttattgtttaaatttcttatattttatagTACTAAGTTGCAGTACTAAAGGAGTACCAAAGTTAATAAATAGTTCTATATAATTTGCCATTATTTTCAGCATTGTAATGTTAATCAAATATTTCATCCTTAAATTTAGTTTGGCGGGCAAGATTCAAGAGCGGCTTAAAAAAACCAATAGCATTGCCATTCGTTCAGTTTGTGTGGCGCTTTTCATGTTGCCCACCAGGGGCGCTGCTGTGTGGCGTTTCTTTGGCGGATTTGGTCGCATTGTTTTTTAAGCATCTTGTGCGGTGCCGACTGTTTATTGTatttggcaacaaaaaattgttaataCAATGTTTTACCACGTTagttgtttaattttatacgCTGCATCAATAAAAATAGCTTCTAACTTTCTCTTATCTTAGATATCCCTGGAGCACGAGATCCTGCTGCACCCACGCTACTTTGGCCCCCAACTTCTGGAAACGGTGAAGCAGAAACTATACTCTGAGGTGGAGGGCACCTGTACAGGCAAGTACGGATTTGTGATAGCGGTCACGACGATAGACCAGATCGGCTCCGGCGTTATCCAGCCGGGTCAGGGCTTCGTCGTCTATCCTGTCAAATACAAGGCCATCGTTTTCCGACCCTTCAAAGGGGAAGTGCTGGACGCGGTGGTCAAGCAGATTAACAAGGTGGGGATGTTCGCTGAGATCGGTCCCTTGTCCTGCTTTATTTCTCATCATGTGAGTAATCATCTATTGAATGTATTGACTATTTACTAATTATACTCTCTTTTTAGTCTATTCCCGCTGACATGCAATTCTGTCCAAACGGAAATCCCCCCTGTTATAAGAGCAAAGACGAGGACGTGGTCATTTCTGGAGAGGACAAAATCCGACTCAAGATTGTGGGAACACGTGTGGATGCTACTGGAATCGTAAGTCTAAtagtttaaaaatgtttaaagaaATTCCCGCCAAAAAACTTGTTTTTATTCCATTTAGTTCGCCATTGGCACTCTTATGGATGACTACTTGGGACTTGTGTGTAATTAAAATCAACCCCTGCTTCAATCACGATTATTTTTGTatacaatttaaatatatatattaaactTTAATGAAATGCATTTAAAGTGTTAAACATCTATGTGTATATAgtaataaatatgtatgtactttATAAGATTTGATTTGTATTTAAAGGTACGTTACATTTGTAATTTAGTGGTTGGTGTATGTTGACGAGGCTTTATATAATAATGGATGGACATTAAGTAAACAAACTCCCATAAAGATAGCTATAGCTAAAGATTGTAATGATATATAGTAAAGCACTTAATTTAGGTGTACGACAACTGAGAAGTACTTAAAAAGCGAAAGCGAGCGGCTACTAAATTCAAACGATTGCGATTGCACGTGAAAATAATGAGAAACGAGATTAAAAGAGCCATTTGAAATTCTATACAAAAAGCGCGCCACATGGCTCACAGATCCCACGAGAAGAGATGGTGCTTCACCAGCATATCCCGCACTCCGTCCTTGAGCGGCTGCGATTCCTTGCCACGCTTTGGCGGCAGTTCCCAGTCGGGATTCAGGTTGAAGGCGAACTGCGACAGAATGCGAAGCTCGCATTTGATCTGCACCCAGCCGGGAGAGTCAATAAAACTCCAGGAGTGGTACCACTTTTGTACCACTTCTTGGCAAGCGCATAGCACTTCGAGCCACAGGTGAAGCACTTGTTCATTTAGTCCCAAACAGATAAGCGAGCGTAATTTGACATCCATCTGGGCATGAGCGTCGTCGTGGGTTTGATTTATGGCCTGCACGCAACGGTAAAGAAGCTCCTCCGGCGTCAAAACCTTTCCATCCTCATCCAGTCGATAGGTTTTGCACAAAACCAAGCGACTGTAAACAGACTCGAAATCTTTTTCTACCTCCCGTGTAGCAGCCTCCTCAATGTACAGCCATGGGTGGATTGGTCCACCCAAAAATGTGGGTCTTTTCATACCGTGTTCCAAAAAGGCCTTAATTGCTGGTGCCAGAGTGCCTCTCACCAGATCTGTGACGGTCTCCGATATGGCATCATCGCCAGCCGATGTGTACAGTTTGCTCCGTTCGTCCAGAAGCTCTACGAATTTAGCCGGAAACCAGCCGCGGAGTCCGTTTAATTCGCCAACCCAGCAGTGCTCGTCCTTCTGACTGATGATGGTAATGATGTCGTTCCGCCGGAAGCCTAATTCATCGTCGTCGTGCCGTTCGAAGTCATGGAGGGCTTTGGCCCGCCGTTTCCGCGTTCTCGCCACGTTGATAAAGTTCTCGTGGTCCTTGGCGTGGGACTCGCTGCTGTAGTTGGCCGTCAGCTGAATATGCCCAGCCAGTTTAGGCTC
This window contains:
- the LOC6494219 gene encoding chromatin assembly factor 1 p55 subunit isoform X1, with amino-acid sequence MVDRSDNAAESFDDAVEERVINEEYKIWKKNTPFLYDLVMTHALEWPSLTAQWLPDVTKQDGKDYSVHRLILGTHTSDEQNHLLIASVQLPSEDAQFDGSHYDNEKGEFGGFGSVCGKIEIEIKINHEGEVNRARYMPQNACVIATKTPSSDVLVFDYTKHPSKPEPSGECQPDLRLRGHQKEGYGLSWNPNLNGYLLSASDDHTICLWDINATPKEHRVIDAKNIFTGHTAVVEDVAWHLLHESLFGSVADDQKLMIWDTRNNNTSKPSHTVDAHTAEVNCLSFNPYSEFILATGSADKTVALWDLRNLKLKLHSFESHKDEIFQVQWSPHNETILASSGTDRRLHVWDLSKIGEEQSSEDAEDGPPELLFIHGGHTAKISDFSWNPNEPWIICSVSEDNIMQVWQMAENVYNDEEPEIPASELETNTA
- the LOC6494686 gene encoding DNA-directed RNA polymerase II subunit RPB7, whose translation is MFYHISLEHEILLHPRYFGPQLLETVKQKLYSEVEGTCTGKYGFVIAVTTIDQIGSGVIQPGQGFVVYPVKYKAIVFRPFKGEVLDAVVKQINKVGMFAEIGPLSCFISHHSIPADMQFCPNGNPPCYKSKDEDVVISGEDKIRLKIVGTRVDATGIFAIGTLMDDYLGLVCN
- the LOC6494219 gene encoding chromatin assembly factor 1 p55 subunit isoform X2: MVDRSDNAESFDDAVEERVINEEYKIWKKNTPFLYDLVMTHALEWPSLTAQWLPDVTKQDGKDYSVHRLILGTHTSDEQNHLLIASVQLPSEDAQFDGSHYDNEKGEFGGFGSVCGKIEIEIKINHEGEVNRARYMPQNACVIATKTPSSDVLVFDYTKHPSKPEPSGECQPDLRLRGHQKEGYGLSWNPNLNGYLLSASDDHTICLWDINATPKEHRVIDAKNIFTGHTAVVEDVAWHLLHESLFGSVADDQKLMIWDTRNNNTSKPSHTVDAHTAEVNCLSFNPYSEFILATGSADKTVALWDLRNLKLKLHSFESHKDEIFQVQWSPHNETILASSGTDRRLHVWDLSKIGEEQSSEDAEDGPPELLFIHGGHTAKISDFSWNPNEPWIICSVSEDNIMQVWQMAENVYNDEEPEIPASELETNTA
- the LOC6494675 gene encoding uncharacterized protein LOC6494675; its protein translation is MHSAKEGQKATKAADEVEDSRFSDPEQYLEHLLKDGSQEGDSGAALELPSWYDEQLFRRGQQYFQFYRFVMNAGMLAGLIGVLAVPSILKVLSCTRQSSTAFTAYRRYVRTIFHTQTWYNNNISDRRSKFWTSIAAVRKAHSRASKACGRQGAGQITQKDLALTQFGFIGFITMGAHRIQLYDRDFLEATTHMWRVLGFLLGIKNEYNICGRNWEESKLRLDIVMRKVYEPALEKTGEDFRRMTEALIHGLWHVNTMLSVDAQIFFTKRLACVKGYEYYSFDHENGVKRDPNQRMYYYDMGWWDRFIVTYGLFFVTYLHKYAIVRWYLNFRVWLVDVFTYYLPYIAIWKFGIHSAYVRIFREGGEAHDFVMGHKDD